From one Triticum urartu cultivar G1812 chromosome 3, Tu2.1, whole genome shotgun sequence genomic stretch:
- the LOC125546605 gene encoding uncharacterized protein LOC125546605, with protein MAHLLHEKRNPRSKLTEGISDSILSRLASSSVLPLDDEDLLQEILLRLPPQPSSLPRASLVCPCRRNILSNHKFLCRFRKHHRKPPLLGFFARCLISKATVFTSVLDSLDCIPAGRFLVPHSHNPFKELRFMGCRHGLAVLFEMSLHSPMPTGLIVWDPLNGQQHNHLTMPSGLNGDKWKCWNATVLCTNVEDGHVHGDCFSSPFKLVLIFNRDTDASTCVYESISGVWGDIVSVVTKKVISPLRPSILIGNVLYWLLVGGEVLVHDFERQSLGLIEKPADTHNGHVELSYHLLRIEDNGLGMAIVSELTIKLWERKSNCDGVAGWVLLKKIAPLDGLFPQTMPSGHMWIFLVGYDEEANVIVLSTMSGMFMLQLDSMQIKDISMRINLCHSVIYPYRNFYTLLLVS; from the exons ATGGCGCATCTCCTCCATGAGAAAAG GAACCCTAGATCCAAATTGACTGAGGGGATTTCTGACTCGATTCTGAGCCGCCTCGCTTCCTCGTCGGTGCTACCGCTCGATGATGAGGACCTTCTCCAGGAgatcctcctccgcctccctccaCAACCATCCTCCCTCCCGCGCGCCTCCCTTGTTTGCCCATGCCGGCGTAACATCCTTTCCAACCACAAGTTTCTCTGCCGCTTTCGCAAGCATCACCGGAAACCACCTCTGCTTGGCTTCTTTGCAAGGTGTTTAATCAGTAAAGCGACTGTCTTCACTTCTGTCCTTGACTCGCTTGACTGCATCCCTGCTGGTCGCTTTCTCGTGCCGCACAGCCACAACCCGTTCAAGGAGTTGCGCTTCATGGGATGCCGCCATGGCCTCGCTGTCCTATTCGAAATGTCACTACATTCCCCCATGCCAACGGGTTTGATTGTGTGGGATCCACTCAATGGTCAACAACACAACCATTTGACAATGCCATCAGGGCTCAATGGTGACAAATGGAAGTGTTGGAATGCCACTGTGTTGTGCACTAATGTCGAAGATGGTCATGTGCACGGTGATTGCTTCTCGAGCCCGTTCAAATTGGTCTTGATCTTCAACAGAGACACAGATGCTTCAACTTGCGTCTACGAATCGATATCTGGTGTATGGGGAGATATTGTCTCTGTGGTGACCAAGAAAGTAATTTCTCCTTTGAGACCCAGCATTCTGATTGGAAATGTACTTTACTGGTTGCTTGTTGGAGGTGAAGTCCTTGTGCATGATTTTGAAAGGCAGAGTCTTGGTCTGATTGAGAAGCCAGCAGACACACATAATGGACATGTCGAGCTTTCTTATCATCTCTTACGGATAGAGGATAATGGACTTGGTATGGCCATTGTGTCAGAACTTACAATTAAATTATGGGAGAGGAAATCCAACTGTGATGGTGTTGCTGGATGGGTGTTGCTGAAGAAAATTGCTCCACTGGATGGGTTGTTTCCGCAGACAATGCCTAGTGGTCACATGTGGATATTTTTGGTGGGGTATGATGAGGAAGCAAATGTGATTGTTCTGTCTACTATGAGTGGCATGTTCATGCTCCAACTTGATTCTATGCAAATCAAAGATATTTCTATGAGAATTAATCTATGTCACTCAGTCATTTATCCCTATAGAAATTTCTATACG TTACTTTTAGTTTCTTAG